The stretch of DNA GCTGATGGTGGACGGCACGCTCTATGTCACGTCACCCGACAATGCCTGGGCGCTCGACGCGCGCGACGGGCGCGAGCGCTGGCATTACTTCTGGCGAACGAAGGGCAGCACCCCTATCGCCAACCGCGGCGTCGGCATGTGGAACGACTACCTCTACATGGTCACGCCCGACAACTATCTGATCTCGCTCGACGCGAAGACGGGGAAGGAGCGCTGGAACAAGGTCGCCGCGGACTTCAACCAGCAGTACTTCTCCACGTCGGCGCCCATCATCGTCGACAACCATGTGATGGTCGGGACGGGCAATGACCTCGACTCGCCGGGTTACCTGCAGTCGTACGATCCGGTCACGGGTGAAGTCCAGTGGCGACTGTACACAGTACCGATGAAGGAGGGCGATGTCGGGCTCGACACCTGGCCGAGCCTCGAGGCGGCGCAGCACGGCGGCGCCCACCCGTGGCTCCCGGGCGTCTACGATCCTGAGACGAGGCTCTATATCTTCGGAACGGGCAACCCGATTCCGGCCTACACCCTGGGGCGGGGCGAAGGCGACAATCTGTTCTCCTGCTCGCTGATTGCCGTACATGTCGACACGGGCAAGATGGCGTGGTACTTCCAAACCTCGCCGCACGACATGCACGACTGGGATTCCGCGCAAACGCCAATCCTCATCGACGCCGTCGTTGACGGCAAGCCGCGCAAGCTCGTGTCAACCGCCGCACGAAACGGCTATTTCTTCACGCTCGACCGCGTCACCGGAAAGAAGGTCGTCGTGACCAAGTACGGCTCCGCGACCAACTGGGTCAAGCGCATCGACGCGAGTGGCTCGCTACGCCGCAATCCCGACAAGGATCCGCTCGTACCTGGCGCGCTCGTGTCGCCCCCGTCGGGTGGGACGATCAACTGGGAGCCGCCAGCGTATTCGCCCGACACTGGCCTGTTCTATGTGGCAGAGAAGAATGCGTACGCGATCTTCTATCTGACCGATCCCGATCCGCGGGGATCCATGGGGCTCGGCGGAAAAGAGGAAGTGCGGGTGGGATCGGCCGGCAACTTCCTCACGGCGATCCATCCAACGACCGGTAAGGTTGCCTGGCGTCGCCCCTATCCGGGCGAGTCCGGTGGCGGCGGTGGTGGGCTCCTCACGACGGCCGGCAAGCTCGTGTTCTCGGGCGACGCGGGCGGCAACATCGTGGCGTATGACGCCGAGACCGGAAAGCCGCTGTGGCACTCGCGCATCGGCAACGTCTCGAACGCCCCGACCACGTACATGCTCGACGGACGACAACACGTACTGGTGGCTGCGAGCGATACCCTGTACGCGTTCGCGATCTACCGATGAGCGGCCCTGATCGCCTCACGCAATCTCGGCCATGGCCGGCGGGCGACGCGGACGCGCCGTGCAGATCACCGAGCAGTCAAAATTGTCTGAGTTAATTTTCATAATTGCCGCTTTAACGCTTTACTTCGGTGCCGAATCCCTGTAGCGTTCCGTGCATGCGCGTCGTTGGTTGCCCTGATGCATAGCAAGCGGCCCAAGCAGAGCACGGCCGCGACGGCAACGGCGGTCGTGCGCAGGCGGCGTCCCAAGGTGCGACCTTCCGGTCTCGACACCGAGACTGTCGGGGGCGAATACTACTCCA from Luteitalea sp. encodes:
- a CDS encoding acido-empty-quinoprotein group A; this translates as MTLKRLLLTISLMILPIALAGQGQGVRPSELPKPLGESWPTYSGDYSGKRYSSLTEIDRTTVKNLSLAWVARLSSGSGEGGGRFGRGGGAPVIIGGEGPPDLPAVPANVKGTPLMVDGTLYVTSPDNAWALDARDGRERWHYFWRTKGSTPIANRGVGMWNDYLYMVTPDNYLISLDAKTGKERWNKVAADFNQQYFSTSAPIIVDNHVMVGTGNDLDSPGYLQSYDPVTGEVQWRLYTVPMKEGDVGLDTWPSLEAAQHGGAHPWLPGVYDPETRLYIFGTGNPIPAYTLGRGEGDNLFSCSLIAVHVDTGKMAWYFQTSPHDMHDWDSAQTPILIDAVVDGKPRKLVSTAARNGYFFTLDRVTGKKVVVTKYGSATNWVKRIDASGSLRRNPDKDPLVPGALVSPPSGGTINWEPPAYSPDTGLFYVAEKNAYAIFYLTDPDPRGSMGLGGKEEVRVGSAGNFLTAIHPTTGKVAWRRPYPGESGGGGGGLLTTAGKLVFSGDAGGNIVAYDAETGKPLWHSRIGNVSNAPTTYMLDGRQHVLVAASDTLYAFAIYR